The Pontibacter sp. SGAir0037 DNA segment AATTGACTATTTTTCAGGCTTGAAATATGAATCTCTTTCCTGTTTTGGGAAAATAAGTTTCAATATAGGAAAAAGGATTATTTAATAATTGGAATAGTTATATATATAGATGAAGGTAGGGGGCTGTTGCCTCGTAAAGGCGTTTATTTGCGCCTCTGCCACCTGAATTGTAAACTGGCGGAGCCATCGGATGGCTGATGCTGAAGTAAGGCAATGCATGATGCCTCAGCAGGCAAAATAGAGCTGCTCATGCTTTACGTGAAGTATAGAATAAGTATAAGCAGCGAAAACCTGGTTACCAGGTTGCTACCTCTTTGGGGTAACAGACATAATATTTTTCAACCTTATTGCTTAAAGCCTGAATATTAGGTAAGTCCGAAGCATTCGCTACATCAACAACATAGCCCGACTTGGTTAAAACATCTATCGATTGCCCCTCAGACTGGTAGGCGTTGTTACTGATTTTTCCGGCAATCATCAGGTATTTTACTTCTTCAGGGCCAATCATAAACTGTTCCTGCACCAGCTCGCTTATGCCCAGCAGCATCTCCTCATGAACCGGTTTGTTGGAGATAATCACTTTAAAGAGTTTTCGGTTCAGAATGCTGGTTGATAAAAAGGCCAGGATCGGATCGGAGTGAGAAGCCCATTGCTTGATGCCACTCCAGATGTCGTGATCGTCGAGCGAGACAAATCGCTCCAGAATACTGTGATCGGTTTCGAAGTTCTGTAAAGTAAGATTGGATGCCAGGAAAAAGCGCAGGCAGTCGCTCGCAGGCAGGTGTACCCCTGCCTGCATAAGCTCGCGTGCACGCTGCACCGTGCGCAACACCATGTTTTCGGCGCTGATCACGGTTTTGTGCAGGTAAACCTGCCAGTACATCAGGCGCCGGCTTACCAGAAAGTTTTCGATACTATAAATGGCTTTCTCTTCCACTACCAGTTTGTCGTCTACCACATCCAGCATCTTCAGAATCCGGTCTGCCCCTATCTTGCCTTCATAAACGCCTGTGTAAAAGCTATCTCTGTTCAGGTAGTCTAAACGGTCTACATCTAACTGGCTGGATACCAGCTGGTGAAAGAAATTCCGTTCGTAGGTGCCATTAAAAATCTGTATAGCCAGATCTAATTTTCCGTTAAAATGCTCGTTAAGCATCTGCATAATGTGCAGGGAGAGGTGCTCGTGGTGCACTTCTTTAAAGATAGCAGTTTCCAGGGCATGCGAAAAGGGGCCATGGCCTATGTCGTGCAGTAAGATGGCAATAAGAGAGGCTTCGAATTCGGTATCAGAAATTTCGTTATTTTTACTTTTTAAACTGTTGAGGGCCGTGTCCATCAGGTGCATAGCTCCCAAAGCGTGGTGGAAGCGTGTATGCAATGCTCCCGGGTACACCATCTCTGTGAGTCCCAGCTGCTTGATGCGGCGCAGGCGCTGGAAGTAAGGGTGATCGATGATGTCGAAGATTAAATCAGACGGAACGGTGATAAAACCGTAAACAGGGTCGTTGAAGATTTTTTTCTTATTCACGCAGAAGAGAACTAGAATAGATGTTACGTAGAAATTTACTTAAGCAGGTAAGGTTCTCCTTTAAAGGAGGATAAAATATTTTTTTGTAACATCAGTTAGAAATTAT contains these protein-coding regions:
- a CDS encoding HD domain-containing protein, translated to MNKKKIFNDPVYGFITVPSDLIFDIIDHPYFQRLRRIKQLGLTEMVYPGALHTRFHHALGAMHLMDTALNSLKSKNNEISDTEFEASLIAILLHDIGHGPFSHALETAIFKEVHHEHLSLHIMQMLNEHFNGKLDLAIQIFNGTYERNFFHQLVSSQLDVDRLDYLNRDSFYTGVYEGKIGADRILKMLDVVDDKLVVEEKAIYSIENFLVSRRLMYWQVYLHKTVISAENMVLRTVQRARELMQAGVHLPASDCLRFFLASNLTLQNFETDHSILERFVSLDDHDIWSGIKQWASHSDPILAFLSTSILNRKLFKVIISNKPVHEEMLLGISELVQEQFMIGPEEVKYLMIAGKISNNAYQSEGQSIDVLTKSGYVVDVANASDLPNIQALSNKVEKYYVCYPKEVATW